The window CCCATCGGCCTGACCGCGCTCGGCCTGCTGCTGGCGGCACTCGCCTTCAGCGCGTTCATCGCCCTCGGCATCCGACAGCGGGTGGCCGTGGCGCAGCTGCGGATCGGGGGAGACCGGTGACCGGGAGCGTAGGGACGACCAGGAGCGGAGACGGGGCGTGGTGAGCATCGGGGCGGTCGTCCGCCGGGTCCGGGCGTACGGCGGGCAGTTCCTGCTCCTCGCGGCGCTGACGCTGGTCGCCACGCTGGTGATCAGCGGGGTGCCCAGGATCGTCAACGGGCACGCCCAGGAGGGCCTGAAGGCCCACCTGGGTGCGGTGCCGCCGCAGCAGCGGGACGTGACGTACTCGTCCGGGCCGCTCGCCGCGGCGGACAACGGCACCTCCGTGGTGGACGCCCACGAGGGCGACCTGGCGGCGATCGAGAGCGCGATGCCGCCGGTCGTCGGGCGCATGGTCGACCAGCGGTGGTACGCCGGGGAGACCCCGGCCAGCCTGGTGCGGGGCCCGGACCTGGCGGCGAAGAACCTCCTGGTCCACCTGGGCCTGCGGTCCGTGACCGGGATCGAGGAGGCCGGCACGCTGGTCGAGGGAAGCTGGCCGGCCGACACGCCGAAGGACCAGCCGGTGCAGGTGGCGCTGGCCGCGGACGTCGCCGGCAAGCTGAACCTGCGGCTCAACAGCCGGCTCACCCTCGCCGCGCCGGAGCCGCTCACCGCCGACTCCCCGCCCCCCACCCAGCTCACCGTGGTCGGCCTCTTCCAGCCCCGTGACGCCGCCGACGGGTTCTGGGACGGGCTGCCGCCGCTGCTGCGCATCGTCGAGCCGGTGGGGGACGGCCAACCCTTCATCGCCGTCGGCGTCGTCGACGGCGCCGCGCTGAACCGCCAGGCCGTCGCCGGCTGGCCGCTGACGTTCAGCTGGCGCTACCGCCTGGGCGCCGACGGCGTCGACGCCCGCGAGCTGGACCAGGTGATCGGCGGACTCCAGCAGATGACCCGGGAGGCGGGCGGCCGCAACCTCGTCCAGGGGCTGGACATCCCGCTGCGGCAGTTCTCCGCCGAGGTGGACAGCGCCCGGACGGTGCTCGGGGTCATCGCCGCGGGCGTACTGGCCACCCTGGCCGGCCTCGTCGTGCTGGCCGCCGGGCTGCTGGTGCGCCGCCGCCGCTCGGAGTTCACCCTGCTGCGGGCCCGGGGCGGGGCGGCCACCACGAGCGCGGGCCGCAGCCTGACCGAGGCGCTGCTGGTGGTGCCGCCCGCCGGTGCGCTCGGCTGGCTGGTCGGTGGCCTCGCTCCGGGGGCACCGGGGGAGACCCTGTGGTCCGCCGTCGCCGCGACCGTCCTGGTGGCCCTCGCGCTGCCGGTGGCCACCCTCGCCGCGTCCAGGGGCGGTGCCGGTCGGCGCGACCTGATCCGGTCGCGCCCCTCCGCGCGTCGCCTCACGGTGGAGGCGGGGCTGCTGGTCCTCGCGGGTCTCGCGGTCGTGCTGCTGCGCCGCCGCGGCCTCACCCCGGGGGAGGTCGACCCGCTGCTGGTCTCGGTGCCGGTGCTGCTGGCCGTCGCCGCGGCGGTGGTCGCGATGCGGTTGTACCCGTGGCCGCTGCGGCTGGTCAGCCGGCTCGCGGCCCGGGCCCGGGGCAGCGTCGCCTTCCTGGGTACCGCCCGGGCCGGCCGGTCCGTCGTCGCCGTGCCGCTGGTGGTCGTCGTGCTGGCCATCGCGACCGCGGCGTTCTGCGCGGTGACGGCCGCCGGGATCGAGGCGAGCCGGGACCGGGCCGCCAGCCGGGTGGTCCCCGCCGACGCCCTGATCCTGGGGGACCGGATCGCCCCGGACACGGGCGCCGAGCTGGAGCGGCTGCCGGGGGTCCGTGCCGCGAGCCCGGTGCTGCACGAGGCGGGCCAACGACTGGCGAAGGACGCCGTCGGCACCGAGGCCCGGCTCGGCGGGGTGACCGTACTCATGGTCGACGGTCCGGCCATGGCCCGGATCGTCCGCGAGTCCGGCGTCGACGTGACGGTGCCGGCGGCGCTGCTCGCCCCCGCCGGGGAAGGCGGCCCGCTGCCCGCGGTGGTCTCCCCGACGGTCGCCGCCGAGCTGGCCGACGCCGGTCTCGACGGCTCCGCCTTCGTCAGCGCCCAGGGCCAGCGGTACGAGTTCCGGGTCGCCGGGCAGGCGGAGAGCTTCCCGCTGCTGCGCGCGGACAGCAGCCGGTTCGTCGTCCTGCCCTGGCAGTCCCTGCCCCGGCGGGACTACGCCGCCGTGCCGACCGGCTTCCTGGTGGCCGGCGACGACCTGGACGGCGACGCGCTGCGCCGGGCCGGCGACGCGGGGCAGTCCCGCTTCCAGACCGGCGGGGCCGTCACCGGCCGGGAGCGCCCGCGCGGCGTGGAGGTGCTGACCTTCGCGGACACCCGTCGGCAGGTGGGCGAGGGCGGCGCCAACGGGGTGCTCGCCTTCGGCTTCACCGCCGGCGCAGCCGGCGGGACGGCGCTCGGCCTGCTCGCGATCGCCTTCACGGTGCTCGCCGGTGCCCGCGAGCGTGGCCAGGTGCTCTCCCGGCTGCGCACCCTCGGCCTGTCCCGACGCCAGTGGCGCGGGCTGCTGCTGGTGGAGCTGGTCCCGCTGGTGGGCGTCTCGGTGGTGACCGGTGCGCTGGTCGGCACGGTCCTGCCGCTGTTGCTCACCCCGGTGCTCGGCCTGTCCGCCTTCACCGACGGGGTCGAGGTCCGGGTGGCGTTCGAGCCCGGCCTGGCGGCCGCGGTCATCGCGCTCGGTGCGCTCGCCCTCGGCTTCGCGGTCGCCGTCGAGGCCCTGAACAACCGCCGGATGCGCCTCGGTGAGGTGCTCCGGCTCGGAGAGGAGAACTGACAATGACCGCTACCGCGGAGAGCACCGCCGTGCCGGACCTGGCCGCCCTGCAACAGCGGGCCGCCCAGCGTGCGGCCGAGCGGGCCGGCGGCCGGGACCGGTTGCGTGGGCACATCGTCTGCGACGGGCTGGTCCGGATCTTCAAGACCGAGGGGGTGGAGGTCGTCGCGTTGCAGGGGCTCGACCTGGTCATCGACCGGGGCGAGCTGGTGGCGATCGTGGGCGCCTCCGGTTCCGGCAAGTCGACGCTGCTGAACATCCTCTCCGGGCTGGACACGCCCACCGCCGGCATCGCCCGGGTCGGCGACTACGACCTGCTCAACCTCTCCACCCGACGGCGACTGAGCTACCGGCGGAGCATGGTCGGATTCGTCTGGCAGCAGACCGGCCGCAACCTGCTGCCGTACCTGACCGCGCTGGAGAACGTCGAGCTGCCGATGCGGCTCGCCGGGCGGCGCGGCGGCCGGCGGGCCCACCGCGAGCGGGCGCGGGAGTTGCTCGACCTGGTCGGGGTGGGCTACTGCGCGGACCGGCGGCCCGGGCAGCTCAGCGGCGGCGAGCAGCAGCGCTGCGCGGTGGCGGTGGCGGTGGCGAACGACCCCGAGGTCCTCTTCGCCGACGAGCCGACCGGTGAGCTGGACGAGGCGACCGGGGCCGACGTCTTCGGGGCGCTGCGCACCATCAACGCCGAGCTCGGCGTCACCATCGTGGTGGTCACCCACGACCACGCCGTGGCCACCCAGGTCCGCCGGACCGTCGCGATCCGCGACGGCCGGACCGCCTCCGAGGTACGCCGGACCGCGCGGATCGGCGCGGACGGCAGCACCGAACTGGTAAGCGAGGAGTACGCCGTGCTCGACCGCAGCGGCCGGATGCAGCTGCCGGCGCCGTTCGTGGACGCGTTGTCGCTGCGCGACCGGGTGCGGCTCAACCTGGAGCCGGACCACGTGGAGGTACGCCCGGGCGACCGGCCGCAGGACGAGCGGGAGACGCCGCGGTGAGCGGCCGGGGCATCGCCACGGTCAGCGGTCGGGAGGCCTGCGCGGCCAGCGGGCGTGGCATCGCCACGGTGAGCGGGCGGGAAGCCGGCGCGGTGGGCGGGCGGAAGGCCGTCGCCGTGGGCGGACGGGGCATCAGTCGGTACCGCGTGGTCGATCCGGTCGACCGCGCCGAGCACAGCGGGGCGGGATCATGAGCGAGCACGACGTGACGTCGGACGACCGGTCGGCCGGGGCGGTGGCGGGCGTCACGGTCACCGACGAGGTGGTCCGGGTGGAGGGGGTCAGCCGCACGTTCGGCCGCGGCGAGCACGCGGTGCACGCCGTACGGGACGTGTCGTTCTCGGCCGGGCGGGGCGAGCTGGTGGCCGTGCGCGGTCGCTCCGGGGCGGGCAAGACGACCCTGCTGAACCTGGTGGGCGGGCTGGACCGGCCCGACTCGGGCCGGGTGGTGGTCGCCGGGCACGACGTCACCGGCGCCGGTGAGAAGGAGCTGCTGGAGCTGCGCCGCGGCACGGTCGGCTTCGTGTTCCAGACCTTCGGGCTGGTGCCGATCCTGTCCGCCGCCGAGAACGTCGGCGTACCGCTGCGGTTGGCGCGGGTCCCGGCGGCCGAGCGGGAGGAGCGGGTGGCGGTGCTGCTTGAGCTGGTGGGCCTCGGCGGGCACGCGGGCCAGCGCCCGTACGAGCTCTCGGGCGGGCAGCAGCAGCGGGTGGCCGTGGCGCGGGCCCTGGCCAACGAGCCGGACCTGCTGATCGCCGACGAGCCCACCGGCCAACTCGACTCCGAGACCGGCCGGTCGATCATGGACCTGCTCCGGGCGGTCGTGCACGCCCGGGGCATGACCGCACTGGTCGCCACCCACGATCCGGCCCTGATCGACCTCGCCGACCGCGTCCTCACCCTCCGCGACGGCCACCTCCTCCCCACCTGACCCCGCCTTCTCCCGCCCTCCCGCGCCTCCCGCGCCTCCCGCGCCTCCCGCGCCTCCCGCGCCTCCCGCGCCTCCCGCGCCTCCCGCGCCGCCCGCGCCGCCCGCCCCGCTCGCGTCGATCATGCAGTTGTGGTGGGAGTTGTTCACCGCTTTGCCCTTTTTGCGGGGCGCCGCAACTGCATGATCGCCGGGGCGTGGGGCGTGGGGCGTGGGGCGTGGGGCGTGGGGCGTGGGGCGTGGGGCGTGGGGCGTGGGGCGTGGGGCGTGGGGCGTGGGGCGTGGGGCGTGGGGCGTGGGGCGTGGGGCGTGGGGCGTGGGGGTCAGAGGGGGAGCTTCATGCCCTCGTGGGTGGGGAGGAAGCCCAGGTTGAGGTAGAAGCGGTGGGCGTCGTGGCGGGTCTTGTCGGTGGTGAGCTGGGCCAGGGCGCAGCCACGCTGCCTCGCCTGGTCGACCGCCCAGGTGATCATCTGCCGGCCGACGCCGCGCCCGCGCAGGTCGGAGCGGACCCGGACCGCCTCGATCAGCTGCCGCTCCGCGCCGTGCCGGCCCAGGCCGGGGATGTAGGTGAGCTGCATGCAGCCGAGCAGCTCACCGTCCGCGTCGGCCACGATCAGCTGGTTGCGCGGGTCGGCGTCGATGTCGGCGAACGCCTTCTCGTACGCGGCGTCGACCTCCGTGAAGTCGCGGGTCCTGCCGAGCACGTCGTCGGCGAGCAGGGCGATCACGGCAGGCAGGTCGCCGCGGACGGCCTCACGGAAGATCACGTCACTCATGCCGCCAGCGTGGCACAGTGAGCCGGACCGATGGGCGGGCAGCGCTCGGGTACGGGGGGCAACATGACTGTCCATGGACGTCCTGCTGCTGCCGTTCCGGTTGATCTACCGGGGGCTGGTCTGGTTCGCCAACTCGCCCCGTACGTTGATCATTTCCTACCTGCTGATGATCGTGGTGGCCGGCGTGATCTACGGCCACGTGGAGAAGCGCAGCCCGGCGGACGCCGTCTGGTGGGCGGTGGTGACCGCGTCCACCGTCGGCTACGGCGACATCTCCCCGGTGAGTTGGCAGGGCCGCACCCTCGCCGCGCTGCTCATCTCGACAATGGTGCTGCTGGTCATCCCGTTGATCACCGCGCACTTCGCCAGTCAGCTCATCGTCGACGACGACGCCTTCGAACACGAGGAGCAGGAGCAGCTGAAGGCCGACGTACGCCGGATGCGGGCGTTGCTGGAGGAGATCGCGGCCCGGCAGGGCATCGACCTGCCCGACCTTCCGCCGGAACGACCGGTCAGCGGGCCGGGCAGCGCAGCCCTTCCCGGGGCACGGTCAGGTCGATCAGGTAGGCGTCGACCGCCTCGGTGATGCAGGAGGTCTGCGGGTACGCGGTGTGCCCCTCGCCCTCCCAGGTGAGCACCCGGCCCACGCCCAGCATCGCGGCCAGCGCCGGGGTCTGCTCGTAGGGCGTCGCGGGATCGCCGGTGGTGCCCACCACCAGGATCGGCGGCGCCCCGTCGGCCCGGCCCGTCGGGTACGGGTCGCGACCGCCCGGCCACTCGGTGCAGGAGAGCAGGCCGACGGCCAGGGCCGGCCCGAACAGTGGGTACTTCGCCCGCCACTGCGACTGGAGCTGCCGGATCCGCTCCCGGCTCGGCTTCTCCTCCTCGTCGGCGCAGTTGACCGCCAGGTTGGCGTCGAACATGTTCGAGTAGTGCCCGTCGGAGTCCCGGTCGGCGTACGCGTCGGCGAGGCGGAACACGTCGCCCGGGTCGCCGCCCTCCAGCTTGTCGATGGCGACGGCCAGCTCCTGCCACCCCGACTCGGTGTAGAGCGACGAGATGATCGCGTAGAAGACCCAGCCCGCGGTGGCCTCCCGGCCGTCGTCACCGCGTACCGGGGACACCCGCGCCTTGTCGATCGCCGAGGTGACCGCGGCCCGGGCGTCCGGGGCGATCGGGCAGCGCCCGGCGTTGGCCGCGCACCACGTGGCGAAGTTGCCGAAGGCCCGCTCGAAGCCCTTGGCCTGGCCCTCCGAGCCGGCGATCAGGCCCTGTCGCGGGTCGACCGCGCCGTCGAGGACCAGCGCCCGTACCCGCTGCGGGTAGAGCTGGGCGTAGGTGGCCCCGAGCAGGGTGCCGTAGGAGTAGCCGAGATAGGTCAGCTTGTCGTCGCCGACGGCGGCGCGGACCGCGTCCATGTCCCGGGCGGCCTGCTCGGTGCCGTAGAGCGGCAGCTGGTCGCCGTAGCGGTCGCCGCAGCCACGCCCGATCTTCTGGCTGAGCGCGACGAAGCCGTCGAACGACTCCTGGCTCTCCGGGTCGGGGTCGTAGCCGAAGCTGGCGTCCAGCTCGGCGTCGGGGATGCACTTGACCGGGCTGGAGCGGGACACCCCGCGCGGGTCGAAGCCGACGATGTCGAACCGGTCGGTGATCGAGGCGGGCAGGCCGCCGAAGCTCGGGCCGAAGGAGAGGTAGACGGCGGTGTCCACGCCGGAGCCGCCGGGCCCGCCCGGGTTGATCACCAGCGAGCCGATCCGGTCGCGCTGCTTCGTCGACCGGGCCCGCAGCAGCGCGATCTCGAAGGTCTGCCCGGCGCCCGGTCCGGCGGTCGCCCCGCCGCCCGTGCCCGTGCCCCAGTCGCGCGGCACCTTGATCCGCGCGCACTCGTAGCGCATGCCCGGCGCCCCGCGCCCGACCAGCTCCTCGGCCACCTCCGGGCAGGCCCGCCAGGTGGGCGCCGTGCCGGGGGCGGCGGCCTCGCCGCCGGCCTCCGTCCGGGGCGCGATCGCCGGAAGGGTGCAGCCGGCGGCGACCAGCGCGGCGGCGGCCAGCCCGGCGAGGGTGAGCCGGAACCGGCGGATCCGGTCGGGGGTGCGGGTCACGAGCGAGCCTCCGTGATCGGGTCGACGGCCAGGCTACGCCGGACCGGCGGCGGACCCCACGGTCACCGTGGGATCGCCGCGCAGCACCTGGTCCACATCGAACCGTACGGGCCGCTCGAGCTGGTCGTAGCGGCAGGATTGCGGTTCGCGGTCGGGCCGCCAGCGGACGAACCGGGCGGTGTGCCGGAACCGGTCGCCCTCCATGGCGTCGTAGCCGACCTCGACCACCAGCTCGGGGCGCAGCGGCTCCCACTCGAGGTTGCGGGCGCCCGTCCAGCGGCTCACCCCGCCGGGCAGGCGCTGGCCGCGTTCGTGGTCGCCGTGCACCCACGGGTGATCGGCGCCGACGTCACGGTAGGGCTCCAGCTCCTCCAGCAGCTCCGCGCGGCGGGCCATCGTGAACGACGCGCTCACCCCGACGTGGTGCAGGACCCCGTCGTCGTCGTGAAGGCCGAGCAGGAGCGAGCCGACCACCGGGCCGGACTTGTGCCAGCGGAAGCCGGCCACCACCACGTCGGCCGTGCGGGCGTGCTTGACCTTGAACATGAGCCGCTTGCCCGGCTCGTAGGGCAGGTCGGCCGGCTTGGCGATCAGGCCGTCCAGGCCGGCGCCCTCGAAGACGTCGAACCAGCGGTGGGCGGTGTCGACGTCGGTGGTGACCTGCGTGACGTGCACCGGCGGCCGGACCCCGGCCAGCGCCGACTCCAGCCGGGCCCGGCGTCGCGGATAGGGCTCGTCGAGCAGCGTCTCGTCGTCGAGGGCGAGCAGGTCGAAGGCGACGAAGTCGGCCGGAGTCGTCTCGGCCAGCATCCTCACCCGGGACGCGGCCGGGTGGACGCGCTGGGCCAGCAGCTCGAAGTCCAGCCGGGGCTGCCCGCCCGGCCCGTCACGCCGGATCACGATCAGCTCGCCGTCGACCGCGCACCGCTCGGGCAGCTGGCGGCGGGCCTGCTCGACCACCTCGGGGAAGTAGCGGGTCATCGACTTGCCGCCCCGGCTGGAGAGCTCCACCTCGTCGCCGTCGCGGAACACGATGCACCGGAAGCCGTCCCACTTCGGCTCGTAGGTCATCCCCGGCGCGGTGGGGACCCGCGGGACGCTCTTGGCCAGCATCGGCTCGACCGGCGGACTGATCGGCAGCTTCACGGCGACCAGTCAACCAGACCGCACCGACAGTCGTGAGGCAGATCACGTCCGCGCGGCGGGTGGCGTGTCCGGCCGCGCGCCGCTCGTACCGCACCGGGCGAATCATAAAAGTGCAGGTCAGAGCTACCTTCGCGGGGTGTCGGAGTGGGTTTGCGGGTGCTGCGGGCGGTGGCGGGTGAGCGTCGAGCTGATCCGGGGCCGCTACCGGTACCGGCTGGTGCGCCGCTATCCCCGCCAGTTCGGCGGGGGCAAGGACGTGCTCGGCGAGGCCGGCTCCGTGGCGGAGCTGGAGGAACTGCTGCGCCGGCGTACCCCCCTCGGGCTGGCCGACCTGCGCGAGGCCGCCTGACCCGGCGGCGGCCGAGCCCGGCGGACGCCCGGCGACCCGCCGACCCGGCACCCCCGCGCGCCGACGGACACGGACCGGCCGGCGGGCGCCTCGTCACGATCCCGCACGCGGCGTCGTCGAGACTGGCAGCGGCGCCGCCGGGCGCCGACACGGGGAGGGGGCGCGATGCGGTTCGAGGCCGGTACGGAGGTGGCCGCCGAGGCGGAACGGGTCTGGGCGGTGCTGGTCGACGTCGAGCGGTGGCCGGAGTGGACGCCCTCGGTGCGCCGGGCGCAACGGGGAGAGGCGGGACCGCTCGCGGTGGGCGCCACCGCCCGGCTCGCGCAGCCGAAGCTGCGACCGGCGGTGTGGCGGGTCACCGAGCTGACCGAGGGCCGGTCGTTCTCCTGGGTCTCGGGCAGCCCGGGGGTACGCACGCTCGGCGAGCACCGGGTGCTGCCGCTGCCCGACGGGCGCAGCCGCGTCGAGTTGGCCCTCACGCAGTCCGGGCCGCTCGCCGGGCCCGTCGGCTGGCTCTACGGCGACCTGATGCGCCGCTACCTGCGGATGGAGGCCGACGGGCTCAGGCGCCGCTGCGAGCGGGACTGACCGCCTTCTCGAACCGGGCGAGCCGGATGCCGTTCGCGTCCGGGCGGTGCCCGACCACCTGGTAGCCGTGCCGGTGGTAGAACCGCAGGTTCTGCTCGGTGTCCGCGCCCGTGAAGAGCGCGAAGCGGCGCACCCGGGCGGCGCAGGCCGTCTCCACCGCGCGCAACAGCCGTCCGCCGACGCCCCGGCCGTGCTGGTCCGGGGCCACGGAGAGCCGGCCGATGTGCGCGGTGTCGCCGTCGACGTGCGCCCGCACGGAGCCGACCAGCCGGTCGCCGAGCCGGGCGGTGAGCACCGTCGCCGGGCCCGCCAGCGCGGCCCGCACCTCGTCCAGGGTCTCGGTCAGCGGGGGCAGGAACGGGTCGGCGTAGCGCTGCGCCTCGGTGACGTACGCGGCGCGCTGCACGGTGAGGATCTCGCCGGCGTCCGTGACGTCGGCGGGGGCGATGCGCGGCTCGATGATCACTCCGACAGCCAACCACAGGCCGTCGGGCGGGCCGCCCGCGCCGCCCGTACGCTGGCGGTGTCCCGTCGAGCCGTGGGGGTGCGCCGTGCCGGCACTGACCTATCCGCACGTCGGCGCCACCGAGACCGGCGAGCTGCCGGCCGGCTGGCGGCACGTGCGGCACCGGGTCCGGCTGCCCGACTCCTGCTTCCCGGCGGCCGGGGACGCCGTGCTCGGCTGGCGCCTGCACCGGGCGGCCGGCATCCGGATCGACGCCGCCGCCGAGCGCGCCGCGCCCGGGATCCGGGTGGTCTCCGGGCTGGGCGTCGGCCCGCTGCGGCTGGCCGCGCCCTGCGAGGTGGTCTGGGCCGTCGACGACGGGCGGCGGGCCGGCTTCGGGTACGGCACGCTGCCCGGGCACCCGGCGCGCGGCGAGGAGGCGTTCGTGGTCAGCCGCGACGCCGCCGGCCGCGTCTGGTTCGAGGTGGTCGCGTTCAGCCGGCCGGACCGGTGGGTCATGCGCGCCGCGGGGCCGGCCGGTCGGGCCTTCCAGCGGGCGTACGCCTGGTGGCTCGGCCGCACCCTGCGCCGTCTCTGCGCCCGACCCTGACCCGCACGTCGTCACCTGTCGGCGCCGGCATCCGCCGCCGCGACGCCCGCCGGGACCCGGTCAGAACCGGGCGAAGGAGCGGATCGGCATCCGCGGACCGTACTTCGGCGCCTGGACGCCACCGGCCGCCAGCAGCACGCAGACCCGCCCCCGATGCCCCCGGAACGGCTCCAGCAGGGCCAGCATCCGGGCGTCGTCGCCGCGCGGCTCGCCCGCC is drawn from Micromonospora sp. NBC_01740 and contains these coding sequences:
- a CDS encoding alpha/beta hydrolase; the protein is MTRTPDRIRRFRLTLAGLAAAALVAAGCTLPAIAPRTEAGGEAAAPGTAPTWRACPEVAEELVGRGAPGMRYECARIKVPRDWGTGTGGGATAGPGAGQTFEIALLRARSTKQRDRIGSLVINPGGPGGSGVDTAVYLSFGPSFGGLPASITDRFDIVGFDPRGVSRSSPVKCIPDAELDASFGYDPDPESQESFDGFVALSQKIGRGCGDRYGDQLPLYGTEQAARDMDAVRAAVGDDKLTYLGYSYGTLLGATYAQLYPQRVRALVLDGAVDPRQGLIAGSEGQAKGFERAFGNFATWCAANAGRCPIAPDARAAVTSAIDKARVSPVRGDDGREATAGWVFYAIISSLYTESGWQELAVAIDKLEGGDPGDVFRLADAYADRDSDGHYSNMFDANLAVNCADEEEKPSRERIRQLQSQWRAKYPLFGPALAVGLLSCTEWPGGRDPYPTGRADGAPPILVVGTTGDPATPYEQTPALAAMLGVGRVLTWEGEGHTAYPQTSCITEAVDAYLIDLTVPREGLRCPAR
- a CDS encoding GNAT family N-acetyltransferase yields the protein MIEPRIAPADVTDAGEILTVQRAAYVTEAQRYADPFLPPLTETLDEVRAALAGPATVLTARLGDRLVGSVRAHVDGDTAHIGRLSVAPDQHGRGVGGRLLRAVETACAARVRRFALFTGADTEQNLRFYHRHGYQVVGHRPDANGIRLARFEKAVSPARSGA
- a CDS encoding SRPBCC family protein; its protein translation is MRFEAGTEVAAEAERVWAVLVDVERWPEWTPSVRRAQRGEAGPLAVGATARLAQPKLRPAVWRVTELTEGRSFSWVSGSPGVRTLGEHRVLPLPDGRSRVELALTQSGPLAGPVGWLYGDLMRRYLRMEADGLRRRCERD
- a CDS encoding ABC transporter ATP-binding protein — protein: MTATAESTAVPDLAALQQRAAQRAAERAGGRDRLRGHIVCDGLVRIFKTEGVEVVALQGLDLVIDRGELVAIVGASGSGKSTLLNILSGLDTPTAGIARVGDYDLLNLSTRRRLSYRRSMVGFVWQQTGRNLLPYLTALENVELPMRLAGRRGGRRAHRERARELLDLVGVGYCADRRPGQLSGGEQQRCAVAVAVANDPEVLFADEPTGELDEATGADVFGALRTINAELGVTIVVVTHDHAVATQVRRTVAIRDGRTASEVRRTARIGADGSTELVSEEYAVLDRSGRMQLPAPFVDALSLRDRVRLNLEPDHVEVRPGDRPQDERETPR
- a CDS encoding ABC transporter ATP-binding protein, which produces MSEHDVTSDDRSAGAVAGVTVTDEVVRVEGVSRTFGRGEHAVHAVRDVSFSAGRGELVAVRGRSGAGKTTLLNLVGGLDRPDSGRVVVAGHDVTGAGEKELLELRRGTVGFVFQTFGLVPILSAAENVGVPLRLARVPAAEREERVAVLLELVGLGGHAGQRPYELSGGQQQRVAVARALANEPDLLIADEPTGQLDSETGRSIMDLLRAVVHARGMTALVATHDPALIDLADRVLTLRDGHLLPT
- a CDS encoding FtsX-like permease family protein → MVSIGAVVRRVRAYGGQFLLLAALTLVATLVISGVPRIVNGHAQEGLKAHLGAVPPQQRDVTYSSGPLAAADNGTSVVDAHEGDLAAIESAMPPVVGRMVDQRWYAGETPASLVRGPDLAAKNLLVHLGLRSVTGIEEAGTLVEGSWPADTPKDQPVQVALAADVAGKLNLRLNSRLTLAAPEPLTADSPPPTQLTVVGLFQPRDAADGFWDGLPPLLRIVEPVGDGQPFIAVGVVDGAALNRQAVAGWPLTFSWRYRLGADGVDARELDQVIGGLQQMTREAGGRNLVQGLDIPLRQFSAEVDSARTVLGVIAAGVLATLAGLVVLAAGLLVRRRRSEFTLLRARGGAATTSAGRSLTEALLVVPPAGALGWLVGGLAPGAPGETLWSAVAATVLVALALPVATLAASRGGAGRRDLIRSRPSARRLTVEAGLLVLAGLAVVLLRRRGLTPGEVDPLLVSVPVLLAVAAAVVAMRLYPWPLRLVSRLAARARGSVAFLGTARAGRSVVAVPLVVVVLAIATAAFCAVTAAGIEASRDRAASRVVPADALILGDRIAPDTGAELERLPGVRAASPVLHEAGQRLAKDAVGTEARLGGVTVLMVDGPAMARIVRESGVDVTVPAALLAPAGEGGPLPAVVSPTVAAELADAGLDGSAFVSAQGQRYEFRVAGQAESFPLLRADSSRFVVLPWQSLPRRDYAAVPTGFLVAGDDLDGDALRRAGDAGQSRFQTGGAVTGRERPRGVEVLTFADTRRQVGEGGANGVLAFGFTAGAAGGTALGLLAIAFTVLAGARERGQVLSRLRTLGLSRRQWRGLLLVELVPLVGVSVVTGALVGTVLPLLLTPVLGLSAFTDGVEVRVAFEPGLAAAVIALGALALGFAVAVEALNNRRMRLGEVLRLGEEN
- a CDS encoding ion channel; the protein is MDVLLLPFRLIYRGLVWFANSPRTLIISYLLMIVVAGVIYGHVEKRSPADAVWWAVVTASTVGYGDISPVSWQGRTLAALLISTMVLLVIPLITAHFASQLIVDDDAFEHEEQEQLKADVRRMRALLEEIAARQGIDLPDLPPERPVSGPGSAALPGARSGRSGRRRPPR
- a CDS encoding DUF1990 family protein, coding for MPALTYPHVGATETGELPAGWRHVRHRVRLPDSCFPAAGDAVLGWRLHRAAGIRIDAAAERAAPGIRVVSGLGVGPLRLAAPCEVVWAVDDGRRAGFGYGTLPGHPARGEEAFVVSRDAAGRVWFEVVAFSRPDRWVMRAAGPAGRAFQRAYAWWLGRTLRRLCARP
- a CDS encoding GNAT family N-acetyltransferase; this encodes MSDVIFREAVRGDLPAVIALLADDVLGRTRDFTEVDAAYEKAFADIDADPRNQLIVADADGELLGCMQLTYIPGLGRHGAERQLIEAVRVRSDLRGRGVGRQMITWAVDQARQRGCALAQLTTDKTRHDAHRFYLNLGFLPTHEGMKLPL
- a CDS encoding ATP-dependent DNA ligase; translated protein: MKLPISPPVEPMLAKSVPRVPTAPGMTYEPKWDGFRCIVFRDGDEVELSSRGGKSMTRYFPEVVEQARRQLPERCAVDGELIVIRRDGPGGQPRLDFELLAQRVHPAASRVRMLAETTPADFVAFDLLALDDETLLDEPYPRRRARLESALAGVRPPVHVTQVTTDVDTAHRWFDVFEGAGLDGLIAKPADLPYEPGKRLMFKVKHARTADVVVAGFRWHKSGPVVGSLLLGLHDDDGVLHHVGVSASFTMARRAELLEELEPYRDVGADHPWVHGDHERGQRLPGGVSRWTGARNLEWEPLRPELVVEVGYDAMEGDRFRHTARFVRWRPDREPQSCRYDQLERPVRFDVDQVLRGDPTVTVGSAAGPA